One genomic window of Polaromonas sp. SP1 includes the following:
- a CDS encoding ABC transporter substrate-binding protein, producing the protein MSQAQILIGQTAGFTGPVGAGVKETTEGAKLYIDSVNAKGGVGGQKIELISVDDKFDPKLAAENARKLIEEQNVLALFLTRGTPHTEAIIPLLDKNGVALVGPSTGAMVLHQPVKKHVFNVRATYQREAEKAVTHLHSMGITRVGIVYADDSFGADGVAGAQKGLTTAKLQPAVLEKFDRAKPDFTAIAPKVFQSNAQAVIMVASGQAVVDGVKAFRAAGSTAQIVTLSNNASGGFVKSLGDNARGVIVTQVFPYERSISYPMVKEAQELAKAKGVSEVSPAMLEGFAAAKVLVEGLRRAGAKPTREKIQAALESIRKLDIGGLEVSFSPEDHTGLDFADLSIIGTDGKFKR; encoded by the coding sequence ATGAGCCAGGCGCAAATCCTGATCGGGCAGACTGCGGGCTTCACCGGCCCCGTGGGCGCCGGCGTCAAGGAAACCACGGAAGGCGCCAAGCTCTACATCGATTCGGTCAACGCCAAGGGCGGCGTGGGCGGGCAGAAGATTGAGCTGATCTCGGTCGACGACAAGTTCGACCCCAAGCTCGCCGCGGAAAACGCACGCAAGCTGATTGAAGAGCAGAACGTGCTGGCGCTGTTCCTGACGCGCGGCACCCCACACACCGAAGCCATCATCCCGTTGCTGGATAAAAATGGCGTGGCGCTGGTCGGCCCGTCCACCGGTGCCATGGTGTTGCACCAGCCCGTCAAGAAGCACGTTTTCAATGTGCGCGCCACCTACCAGCGCGAAGCCGAAAAAGCCGTCACACACCTGCACTCGATGGGCATCACGCGCGTCGGCATCGTGTATGCCGACGACAGCTTCGGCGCTGACGGCGTCGCGGGCGCGCAGAAGGGTCTCACCACCGCCAAACTGCAGCCCGCCGTGCTCGAGAAGTTTGACCGCGCCAAACCCGACTTCACGGCGATTGCGCCCAAGGTGTTCCAGTCCAACGCACAGGCCGTCATCATGGTGGCCTCCGGCCAGGCGGTGGTCGACGGCGTCAAGGCCTTTCGCGCTGCGGGCTCCACGGCGCAAATCGTCACGCTGTCCAACAATGCGTCGGGCGGCTTTGTCAAAAGCCTGGGCGATAACGCGCGCGGCGTGATCGTGACCCAGGTCTTCCCCTACGAGCGCTCGATCTCCTACCCGATGGTGAAAGAGGCGCAGGAACTGGCCAAGGCCAAAGGGGTGAGCGAAGTCAGCCCGGCCATGCTGGAAGGTTTTGCGGCCGCCAAGGTGCTGGTGGAAGGCCTGCGAAGGGCCGGCGCGAAACCGACCCGCGAGAAAATCCAGGCGGCGCTGGAAAGCATACGCAAGCTGGATATCGGCGGACTCGAAGTGAGTTTCAGCCCGGAAGACCACACCGGCCTGGACTTCGCCGATCTGTCCATCATCGGCACGGACGGCAAATTTAAGAGATAA
- the uvrA gene encoding excinuclease ABC subunit UvrA: MSQGTIRIRGARQHNLKNLDLDIRTGEMTVVTGPSGSGKSSLVFDTLFAEGQRRYVETFSAYARQFLDRMDKPAVDKVEGVPPAIAIDQTNPVRSSRSTVGTMTELNDHLKLLYARAAQLFDRQTAQSVRHDTPESIYAELMARTKEGDPRVVLTFPVELPGNTSPEQVEQWLSVSGFTRVHAQRDVATPAGPHKLLDVVADRFRAHAVEKSRVLEAIETALKRGGRLNIYVQHAEDGQPDVMWRFSTGLHCPDSDLRYTNPTPSLFSFNSAMGACETCRGFGRVIGVDYGLVIPNDKLTLRAGAIKTIQTPAWKEAQDDLMRHAEAAGIPRDTPWYKLTPEQQGWVINGTPGYKDGNWNKQWYGIKRFFEYLESKAYKMHIRVLLSKYRSYTPCETCGGARLKLESLLWRLGSKEAADAVLPASQRFMPVGVQWSREQLEALPGLALHDLMRLPIDRLRQFFSGLSLDVMGDDAELQALRSLFEEIQTRVKYLCDVGIGYLTLDRQSRTLSGGEVQRINLTTALGTSLVNTLFVLDEPSIGLHPRDMNRITQAMHRLRDAGNTLVVVEHDPAVMLAADRLIDMGPGPGEKGGQIVFDGTPDDIKHADTLTGAYLGSRKQVGMGFKRAVTENTPRLILEGARDHNLKNLTVDFPLQRLVCVTGVSGSGKSTLMQDILAPALLRQFGKATETPGLHDRLMGADHLTDVVFVDQSPIGKTARSNPASYVGAWDAVRDLFALAPLAKQRSYTATKFSFNNGDGRCPTCGGSGFEHVEMQFLSDVYLRCPDCDGKRYRAEILEVTIERKAIGDAKPRLLNVSDVLDLTVSEAVALFAQDREVVRALQPIVDVGLEYVKLGQPVPTLSGGEAQRLKLAGFLANASKTTSASKQALALRQPGRGTLFLFDEPTTGLHFDDIAKLMRALRKLLEAGHSLIVIEHNLDVIRSSDWLIDLGPEGGEGGGLLVAQGTPEEVRQHPTSHTALALREYEQAMGKVHGVEESRPKTWTTRPAFSNLIQIVNAKENNLKSLSVDIPRGKFNVVTGVSGSGKSTLAFDILFNEGQRRYLESLNAYARSIVQPAGRPEVDAVYGIPPTVAIEQRLSRGGRKSTVGTTTEVWHFLRLLYVKLGIQHCTKDGAAVMPQSPESIAAQLIKTYRGQHIGLLAPLVIARKGVYTELADWARPRGYTHLRIDGEFLPTTGFPRIDRFKEHTVELPIADINVSPDNEAALRAALTTALEHGKGVVHVLAPLDGLRGAMMAGASAKGIGKLIAFSTKRACPICATSYAELDPRLFSYNSKHGWCPDCVGTGVKLTKEQRKVFDDSVMDDDNKGREQSFAEPEVEDVAGTACPTCEGTRLNAKARAVKFAGVGIADIAALSVTDVRRWVEKLALLGREAGIARDLIPEIKSRLEFLEDVGLGYLTLDRGAPTLSGGEAQRIRLAAQLGSNLQGVCYVLDEPTIGLHPRDNQILLSALGKLSDRGNTLVVVEHDEDTIRRADNIIDIGPGAGKRGGTLVAQGTAAQLSAVPESLTGRYLANPLIHPLQVRRETRKGVAPVAAVKEAPVDVNAKPVSKQKAATLKAAALKAAAASASALHNAAPAEAGPFTSWLTVVNADLHNLKDVSVTVPLYRLVAVTGVSGSGKSTLARDVLLTNVHAGVMQRSTKSGRDADDKGNTPDWTGCERIEGYAAVDRVLEVDQTPIGKTPRSCPATYIGFWDTIRKLFADTLEARARGYGAGRFSFNTGEGRCPTCEGAGVRTIGMSFLPDVKVLCETCHGARFNPETQAVTWRGKNIGDVLKMEVDEAVDFFSSMPNISHPLQLLKDVGLGYLTLGQPSPTLSGGEAQRIKLVTELSKVRDDITRRGQKAPHTLYVLDEPTVGLHMADVEKLIHVLHRLVNGGHSVVVIEHDLDVIAEADWVIDLGPDGGNAGGRVVASAPPEAVVKLGTHTGKALQSVLARV, translated from the coding sequence ATGTCCCAGGGAACCATCCGCATCCGCGGAGCTCGCCAGCACAACCTCAAAAACCTCGACCTGGATATCCGCACCGGTGAAATGACGGTTGTTACAGGCCCCAGCGGCTCCGGAAAGTCTTCCCTGGTGTTCGACACGCTGTTCGCCGAAGGCCAGCGCCGCTATGTCGAGACCTTCTCGGCCTATGCGCGGCAGTTCCTGGATCGCATGGACAAGCCGGCCGTCGACAAGGTGGAAGGCGTGCCGCCCGCCATCGCCATCGACCAGACCAACCCGGTGCGCAGCTCGCGCTCCACCGTGGGCACCATGACGGAGCTCAACGACCACCTGAAGCTGCTCTACGCGCGCGCCGCGCAGCTCTTCGACAGGCAGACCGCACAAAGCGTGCGGCACGACACGCCCGAATCGATTTACGCCGAACTGATGGCGCGCACCAAAGAAGGCGACCCGCGTGTGGTGCTGACTTTCCCGGTCGAGCTGCCGGGCAACACCAGCCCCGAGCAGGTTGAGCAGTGGCTGTCCGTCAGCGGCTTCACGCGTGTGCATGCACAGCGCGATGTCGCCACGCCGGCAGGCCCGCACAAGCTGCTCGATGTGGTGGCAGACCGCTTTCGCGCCCATGCGGTGGAAAAGTCCCGTGTGCTGGAGGCGATTGAAACCGCGCTTAAACGTGGCGGGCGTCTCAATATTTACGTGCAACACGCCGAAGACGGTCAGCCTGATGTCATGTGGCGTTTCTCCACAGGCCTGCATTGCCCCGACAGCGACCTGCGCTACACCAACCCCACGCCCTCGCTGTTCTCCTTCAACTCGGCGATGGGCGCCTGCGAGACCTGCCGCGGCTTCGGCCGCGTCATCGGCGTCGACTACGGCCTGGTGATCCCCAACGACAAACTCACCCTGCGCGCCGGCGCCATCAAGACGATCCAGACCCCCGCCTGGAAAGAAGCGCAGGACGACCTGATGCGCCACGCCGAAGCGGCCGGTATCCCGCGCGACACGCCCTGGTACAAACTCACGCCCGAGCAGCAGGGCTGGGTCATCAACGGCACGCCGGGCTACAAGGACGGCAACTGGAACAAGCAGTGGTACGGCATCAAGCGCTTCTTCGAATACCTCGAGAGCAAGGCCTACAAGATGCACATCCGTGTGCTGCTGTCCAAGTACCGCAGCTACACCCCCTGCGAGACCTGCGGCGGCGCACGCCTGAAGCTCGAGTCGCTGCTCTGGCGCCTGGGCTCCAAAGAGGCCGCCGACGCGGTGCTGCCGGCCAGCCAGCGCTTTATGCCGGTCGGCGTGCAGTGGAGCCGCGAGCAGCTCGAGGCCTTGCCGGGCCTGGCGCTGCATGACCTGATGCGCCTGCCCATCGACAGGCTGCGGCAATTCTTCAGCGGCCTCTCGCTCGACGTGATGGGTGACGACGCCGAACTGCAGGCGCTGAGATCCCTGTTCGAGGAAATCCAGACGCGCGTGAAGTACCTCTGCGATGTCGGTATCGGCTATCTCACGCTCGACCGGCAAAGCCGCACGCTCTCGGGCGGTGAAGTACAACGCATCAACCTCACCACCGCACTGGGCACCTCGCTGGTCAACACGCTGTTTGTGCTGGATGAGCCTTCCATCGGCCTGCACCCGCGCGACATGAACCGCATCACCCAGGCCATGCACCGCCTGCGCGACGCCGGAAACACGCTGGTGGTGGTCGAGCACGACCCGGCCGTCATGCTGGCGGCCGACCGCCTGATCGACATGGGCCCGGGCCCCGGCGAGAAGGGCGGGCAGATCGTATTCGACGGCACGCCTGACGACATCAAGCATGCCGACACCCTGACCGGCGCCTACCTCGGCTCACGCAAGCAGGTGGGCATGGGCTTCAAGCGCGCGGTGACCGAGAACACGCCGCGCCTCATCCTCGAAGGTGCACGCGACCACAACCTGAAAAACCTGACGGTCGACTTCCCGCTGCAGCGCCTGGTCTGCGTCACCGGCGTCAGTGGCTCGGGCAAGTCCACGCTGATGCAGGACATCCTGGCGCCGGCACTGCTGCGCCAGTTCGGCAAGGCGACCGAAACGCCGGGGCTGCATGACCGCCTCATGGGCGCCGACCACCTGACCGATGTGGTGTTTGTTGACCAGTCGCCCATCGGCAAGACGGCGCGCTCCAACCCCGCCAGCTATGTGGGCGCGTGGGACGCGGTGCGCGATCTCTTCGCCCTGGCGCCGCTGGCCAAACAGCGCAGTTACACCGCCACCAAGTTCAGCTTCAACAACGGCGACGGGCGCTGCCCGACCTGCGGCGGATCGGGCTTCGAGCACGTCGAGATGCAGTTTTTGAGCGACGTCTACCTGCGCTGCCCCGACTGCGACGGCAAGCGTTACCGCGCCGAGATACTTGAAGTGACGATTGAGCGCAAGGCGATCGGCGACGCGAAGCCGCGCCTGCTCAATGTGTCCGACGTGCTGGACCTTACGGTGAGTGAAGCGGTTGCCCTTTTTGCGCAAGACCGCGAAGTGGTGCGTGCGCTGCAGCCCATCGTGGATGTGGGCCTGGAATACGTGAAGCTGGGCCAGCCCGTGCCCACGCTCTCCGGCGGTGAGGCGCAGCGCCTGAAGCTCGCGGGTTTCCTGGCCAATGCCAGCAAAACCACCAGCGCCAGCAAACAGGCGCTGGCGCTCCGGCAACCGGGCCGCGGCACGCTGTTTTTGTTCGACGAGCCGACCACCGGCCTGCACTTTGACGATATCGCCAAGCTGATGCGCGCGCTGCGCAAGCTGCTTGAAGCCGGCCATTCGCTGATCGTCATCGAGCACAACCTCGACGTGATCCGCTCGTCCGATTGGCTGATCGACCTGGGCCCCGAAGGCGGCGAAGGCGGCGGCCTGCTGGTGGCGCAGGGCACGCCTGAAGAGGTGCGCCAGCACCCGACATCGCACACCGCACTGGCCCTGCGCGAGTACGAGCAGGCCATGGGCAAGGTGCATGGTGTTGAAGAGTCGCGCCCCAAAACCTGGACCACACGCCCGGCTTTTTCCAACCTGATCCAGATCGTCAACGCCAAAGAGAACAACCTCAAGAGTTTGTCGGTCGACATTCCGCGCGGCAAGTTCAATGTGGTGACCGGCGTGTCCGGCTCCGGCAAGTCGACGCTGGCCTTTGACATCCTGTTCAACGAAGGGCAGCGGCGTTACCTGGAGTCCCTCAACGCCTACGCGCGCAGCATCGTGCAACCGGCGGGCCGGCCCGAGGTCGATGCGGTCTACGGCATCCCGCCCACCGTGGCGATCGAGCAGCGCCTCTCGCGCGGCGGCCGCAAGTCCACCGTGGGCACGACCACCGAGGTCTGGCATTTCCTGCGCCTGCTCTACGTCAAGCTGGGCATCCAGCACTGCACCAAAGACGGCGCGGCCGTGATGCCGCAAAGCCCCGAGAGTATCGCGGCCCAATTGATCAAAACCTACCGCGGCCAGCACATCGGCCTGCTGGCGCCGCTCGTGATCGCGCGCAAGGGCGTCTACACCGAGCTGGCCGACTGGGCGCGCCCGCGCGGCTACACGCACCTGCGCATCGACGGCGAGTTTTTGCCGACCACTGGCTTTCCGCGCATCGACCGCTTCAAGGAACACACGGTGGAGCTGCCGATTGCCGACATCAATGTGTCGCCCGACAACGAAGCCGCGCTGCGTGCTGCGCTCACGACGGCGCTGGAGCACGGCAAGGGCGTCGTCCACGTGCTCGCCCCGCTCGACGGCCTGCGCGGCGCGATGATGGCCGGCGCCAGCGCCAAAGGCATCGGCAAGCTGATCGCGTTTTCGACCAAGCGCGCCTGCCCGATCTGCGCCACCTCGTATGCCGAGCTGGACCCGCGCCTCTTCAGCTACAACAGCAAGCACGGCTGGTGCCCCGACTGCGTGGGCACCGGCGTCAAGCTCACGAAAGAGCAGCGCAAGGTGTTTGACGACTCGGTGATGGACGACGACAACAAGGGCCGCGAACAAAGTTTTGCCGAGCCCGAAGTGGAAGACGTGGCCGGCACGGCCTGCCCGACCTGCGAAGGGACACGCCTCAATGCCAAGGCCCGCGCGGTGAAGTTCGCAGGCGTCGGCATTGCCGACATCGCGGCGCTGTCGGTGACCGACGTGCGGCGCTGGGTCGAAAAGCTCGCATTGCTGGGCCGCGAGGCCGGCATCGCACGCGACCTGATTCCCGAGATCAAGAGCCGGCTCGAATTCCTCGAAGACGTGGGTCTGGGCTACCTGACGCTGGACCGCGGCGCTCCCACGCTCTCGGGCGGCGAGGCGCAGCGCATCCGCCTGGCCGCGCAGCTGGGCTCCAACCTGCAGGGTGTTTGTTATGTGCTCGATGAACCCACGATTGGCTTGCACCCGCGCGACAACCAGATTTTGCTGAGCGCCTTGGGCAAGCTCAGCGACCGCGGCAACACGCTGGTGGTGGTTGAGCATGACGAAGACACGATTCGCCGCGCCGACAACATCATCGACATCGGCCCCGGCGCCGGCAAGCGCGGCGGCACGCTGGTGGCGCAGGGCACGGCGGCGCAGCTGTCGGCCGTGCCGGAATCGCTGACGGGTCGCTACCTGGCGAACCCGCTGATCCACCCGCTGCAGGTCCGCCGCGAAACACGCAAGGGCGTGGCGCCGGTGGCGGCCGTGAAGGAGGCGCCCGTTGACGTGAACGCCAAGCCGGTCAGCAAGCAGAAGGCCGCCACGCTGAAAGCCGCGGCGCTCAAGGCCGCGGCAGCCAGCGCCAGCGCGCTGCACAATGCGGCGCCGGCAGAAGCAGGGCCTTTCACGTCCTGGCTCACCGTCGTCAATGCCGACCTGCACAACCTGAAAGACGTGTCGGTCACCGTGCCGCTGTACCGCCTGGTGGCGGTGACGGGCGTGTCGGGCTCCGGCAAGTCAACGCTCGCCCGCGACGTGCTGCTGACCAACGTGCATGCGGGCGTGATGCAGCGCTCCACCAAGTCGGGCCGCGACGCCGACGACAAGGGCAACACGCCCGACTGGACCGGCTGCGAACGCATCGAGGGTTATGCGGCGGTGGACCGCGTGCTCGAAGTCGACCAGACGCCGATCGGCAAGACGCCGCGCTCCTGCCCGGCCACCTACATCGGCTTTTGGGACACGATACGCAAGCTCTTTGCCGATACGCTGGAAGCCCGCGCGCGCGGCTACGGCGCCGGGCGCTTTTCGTTCAACACCGGCGAGGGCCGCTGCCCGACCTGCGAAGGCGCGGGCGTGCGCACCATCGGCATGAGCTTTTTGCCCGACGTGAAGGTGCTGTGCGAAACCTGCCACGGCGCGCGCTTCAACCCCGAAACGCAGGCCGTGACCTGGCGCGGCAAAAACATCGGCGACGTGCTGAAGATGGAGGTCGATGAGGCGGTGGACTTCTTCTCGTCCATGCCCAACATCAGCCACCCGCTGCAGTTGCTGAAAGACGTGGGCCTGGGCTACCTGACGCTGGGCCAGCCGTCGCCCACGCTGTCGGGCGGCGAGGCGCAGCGCATCAAGCTGGTGACCGAGCTCAGCAAGGTGCGCGACGACATCACGCGCCGCGGCCAGAAGGCGCCGCACACGCTCTATGTGCTGGACGAGCCCACGGTGGGCCTGCACATGGCCGACGTCGAAAAGCTGATCCACGTGCTGCACCGCCTCGTCAACGGCGGCCACAGCGTGGTGGTGATCGAGCACGACCTGGACGTGATCGCCGAAGCCGACTGGGTGATTGACCTGGGGCCGGACGGCGGGAATGCGGGCGGGCGTGTGGTGGCATCTGCGCCGCCCGAAGCCGTGGTGAAGTTGGGTACGCACACAGGAAAAGCGTTGCAAAGCGTGCTGGCACGGGTATGA
- a CDS encoding AbiEi antitoxin N-terminal domain-containing protein, with the protein MSSSPKVIHTQRILDLARQKGMLRPGDLQGVGAARVLLTRMTASGQLEKVGRGLYRIPGANASEHETLSTVAMRVPQAVFCLLTALQLHGLTTQLPRQVWIAMPRGSHVPRLDYPPLKMVQFTGEAYAEGVEVFERDQVSLRVYGVAKTVADCFKHRNKIGLDVALEALRDVRSQKKASADDLWHFAKICRVANVMRPYLEAVE; encoded by the coding sequence ATGAGCTCTTCTCCCAAGGTCATCCACACCCAGCGCATTCTTGATCTGGCGCGCCAGAAGGGAATGCTTCGCCCTGGCGACCTGCAAGGCGTCGGGGCCGCAAGGGTGCTACTGACCCGGATGACGGCCAGCGGCCAACTTGAAAAAGTGGGGCGCGGCCTGTATCGGATTCCGGGAGCGAATGCCTCGGAGCATGAAACCCTCTCCACGGTCGCGATGAGGGTGCCGCAGGCGGTGTTTTGCCTGCTCACGGCGTTGCAGCTCCATGGCCTGACCACCCAGCTTCCACGCCAGGTGTGGATCGCCATGCCGCGCGGCAGCCATGTGCCCAGACTGGATTACCCGCCGCTAAAAATGGTGCAGTTCACCGGCGAGGCCTATGCCGAAGGCGTGGAGGTCTTCGAGCGGGATCAGGTGTCCCTGCGCGTTTACGGCGTGGCAAAAACGGTGGCCGATTGCTTCAAGCATCGCAACAAAATTGGCCTCGATGTGGCGCTGGAGGCACTGCGGGATGTGCGCTCACAAAAGAAAGCCTCTGCCGACGATCTCTGGCATTTCGCCAAGATTTGCCGCGTGGCTAACGTGATGCGCCCCTACCTGGAGGCGGTTGAATGA
- a CDS encoding nucleotidyl transferase AbiEii/AbiGii toxin family protein, with translation MSKDLAASVRARLLNKAKAEQSDFNGVLVRYALERLLYRLSQSVHADHFLLKGAMLFTLWYDMPHRPTRDVDLLGFGASDPASVTQTFKEIASVVSEDGMRFDPESVVAEEIRKEAGYAGVRVFITAELAGARVKTQIDIGFGDAVTPGPQQAVYPVMLDDFPAPTLQAYPVYTVIAEKLHAIALLGMTNSRLKDYLDLSVLLEREALDPNTLAKAIAGTFQRRGMRVPATLPVGLSDEFANDTSRQALWRAFLKKNQLNGVPLPELVAALRAGFEPALQQAVSEKGR, from the coding sequence ATGAGCAAAGACCTGGCCGCATCTGTACGGGCGCGCCTCTTGAACAAAGCGAAGGCCGAGCAATCGGATTTCAACGGCGTGCTGGTCCGTTATGCGCTGGAGCGGCTGCTGTATCGCCTGAGCCAATCTGTGCACGCCGATCATTTTCTGCTCAAAGGCGCCATGTTGTTCACACTCTGGTACGACATGCCGCACCGGCCCACGCGTGACGTGGATCTGTTGGGCTTTGGCGCCAGCGACCCGGCGTCCGTCACGCAAACCTTCAAGGAGATTGCCTCAGTGGTGTCGGAGGACGGCATGCGCTTTGACCCGGAAAGCGTGGTTGCTGAAGAAATTCGCAAGGAGGCAGGCTACGCCGGGGTGCGGGTGTTCATCACTGCGGAACTGGCCGGTGCGCGCGTGAAGACGCAGATTGACATAGGCTTTGGCGACGCCGTGACACCCGGTCCCCAGCAGGCCGTGTATCCCGTCATGCTCGATGACTTTCCGGCACCGACGTTGCAAGCCTACCCGGTGTACACCGTGATTGCTGAAAAGCTGCATGCCATTGCCCTGCTGGGCATGACCAACAGCCGCCTGAAGGACTATCTGGATTTGTCCGTGCTGCTAGAGCGTGAAGCGCTGGATCCAAACACCCTTGCGAAGGCGATTGCCGGGACTTTCCAGCGACGCGGCATGCGGGTACCGGCCACACTGCCCGTGGGCTTGAGCGATGAATTTGCCAACGACACCTCGCGGCAGGCCCTGTGGCGCGCCTTTCTGAAAAAGAACCAGCTCAATGGCGTTCCCTTGCCCGAATTGGTCGCCGCATTGCGCGCCGGATTTGAACCCGCATTGCAACAGGCTGTATCGGAAAAAGGGCGGTGA
- a CDS encoding tripartite tricarboxylate transporter substrate binding protein, giving the protein MKRRHLLQSAAALAAPSLAVPAQAQTFPAKPIKLVIAFPAGGPTDITMRSLADNAGKILGQPVIVENKPGAGGTLPAQQLQSAPADGYTLAQIPLGVFRLGYTTKINWDPVKDISYVINVTGYAFGIVVPADSPLKTWADFVAYAKANPGKLTYGSTGTLTSPHLTTELIAQKAGIELQHVPYKGSADLMLALVSGQLMAGADSTGFAPQVEAGKLRVLNTWGEKRLDKFPNAPTLKELGYDMVQNSPFGIGAPKGTPPEVVKRLHDAFKKAMEEPSYVAALARYDMLPNYLSSADYTKFAQDTVGREKVLIDKLGLAKP; this is encoded by the coding sequence ATGAAACGCCGCCATCTATTGCAATCCGCCGCCGCCCTGGCTGCTCCGTCTCTCGCCGTGCCGGCCCAGGCACAGACTTTCCCGGCCAAGCCCATCAAGCTGGTCATCGCCTTTCCGGCGGGCGGGCCGACCGACATCACCATGCGCTCGCTGGCCGACAACGCCGGCAAGATCCTCGGCCAGCCGGTGATTGTGGAGAACAAACCCGGCGCGGGCGGCACCCTGCCGGCCCAGCAACTGCAAAGCGCACCGGCCGACGGCTACACGCTGGCGCAGATTCCATTGGGGGTGTTCCGCCTGGGCTACACCACCAAGATCAACTGGGACCCGGTGAAAGACATCAGCTACGTCATCAACGTGACGGGCTACGCCTTCGGCATCGTGGTGCCGGCCGACAGCCCGCTCAAGACCTGGGCCGACTTTGTCGCCTATGCCAAGGCCAACCCCGGCAAGTTGACGTACGGCTCCACCGGCACGCTGACCAGCCCGCACCTGACGACCGAGCTCATCGCGCAAAAGGCCGGCATCGAGCTGCAGCATGTGCCCTACAAAGGCAGCGCCGATTTGATGCTGGCGCTGGTCAGCGGCCAGCTGATGGCCGGCGCCGACAGCACCGGTTTTGCGCCGCAGGTGGAGGCCGGCAAGCTGCGTGTGCTCAACACCTGGGGCGAAAAGCGGCTCGACAAATTCCCGAATGCGCCCACGCTGAAAGAGCTGGGTTACGACATGGTGCAGAACTCGCCTTTCGGCATTGGCGCGCCCAAAGGCACGCCGCCCGAGGTCGTCAAGCGGCTGCATGATGCGTTCAAGAAAGCGATGGAAGAACCCAGCTACGTGGCGGCGCTGGCCCGTTACGACATGCTGCCCAACTACCTGAGCTCGGCGGACTACACGAAGTTTGCGCAAGACACGGTTGGGCGCGAAAAGGTGCTGATCGACAAACTCGGGTTAGCGAAACCATAG
- a CDS encoding TetR/AcrR family transcriptional regulator, with protein MSTSPTPQNKRPGGRSAQVQFVVRKALEELIAQEGRDKVTVPAVAERAGVSASSIYRRWGDVNGLLDETASNRLDPNRPLPETGDLKAELTAWAQELITHLNKPGNASLLKAAAALAGSEETNCLKNRRNEATVLVQRAQARGDATPTVQQVLDHMMAPIIYRLIFGAGVEPELAGQLADELFVLANPNGPA; from the coding sequence ATGAGCACTTCACCCACACCCCAGAACAAACGCCCCGGCGGCCGCAGCGCGCAGGTGCAATTTGTGGTGCGCAAGGCACTGGAAGAGCTGATTGCCCAGGAAGGCCGCGACAAGGTGACCGTGCCGGCCGTGGCCGAGCGCGCCGGCGTGAGCGCCTCCAGCATTTACCGGCGCTGGGGCGACGTGAACGGCCTGCTCGACGAAACCGCCAGCAACCGGCTGGACCCGAACCGCCCGCTGCCGGAGACCGGCGACCTGAAAGCCGAACTCACGGCCTGGGCCCAGGAACTGATCACCCACCTCAACAAGCCAGGCAATGCCTCCTTGCTGAAGGCGGCGGCCGCACTGGCCGGGTCAGAAGAGACCAACTGCCTGAAAAACCGCCGCAACGAAGCCACGGTGCTCGTCCAACGCGCCCAGGCCCGCGGCGACGCCACACCCACCGTGCAGCAGGTACTGGACCACATGATGGCGCCCATCATTTACCGTCTGATTTTTGGGGCGGGCGTGGAACCGGAGTTGGCCGGGCAGCTGGCCGACGAACTATTCGTGCTGGCCAATCCGAACGGCCCTGCCTGA